The genome window cattaaaggcaagatccattggaggaatggatccaagatacaatcaatattgaatttcatgaccatgatgatgcttggataggagaggtgatgtccagaggtttgaagaaaaatagtaatgttaaATGTTTCAATTTCAGTAAACAAGGTTGTAGAGgaatttcttattaaataagaaacacagagccaaatacagagttaaaagcccaagagatcagagcactagcaaagagccaagaccaccttatcttaccactcactgcagtccttcccctgagagagcatttcttcctgtctgacttgtctttttatttcctttgtgttctgccttctcattggctctaaacccaaccacatgacttccttgtcactgcctgtctataaagacctccaggtctctatggttggtactaggattaaaggttctgtcaccatacttggctatgtccttgaacccacagagactttGCCTACCATGTGATCGGAAgtaagggcgtgggctaccaccacctgacttctgttcctggctcactaatgacctctgatctccagacaaattttatttattaacataaaaataaaatcacatttcagcacaattaaaatatcaccatataaggCCACCAAAAAGGGGACTGTAAACAGGAcgtttctagaaacaatgtttttttcaaggaataatcccaactGAACGCCCCTCCCTTctagattatgcagaaggtgtggcaaaggcagacattgggctaacaaatgtagatcaacaagggacagacaaggtaatacCTTGCCTTTGCCATTGGAAATGCCACAAGGGGCTTCTTgaaggcccccatgtcaaatttcaTTCTGTCCTTTCCTGTCATTGTGGAATAAACTTCTTcctagagcaattaaataacTTAATGactattgtaagaaaccatactgctctgaatGATAAAACACCTttagaaaatagaacaaaaatttaaggagaaaaccataaatcaaaattgataaagattagatttggaaactccccaaagttagggttggggaaaggttttgtttttgtattttcaggaaaataaaaacaaccaacttgAAGAGTTTAAAGAATtttggacaaataagcatccaaagaagagaaaactacctggaaaaaaattaccaagaaaaggagTAATCTGACCTAATgtgatctctgaagtctccaaaaatataacgggaccccacaatgatgattccatcaggactatgataaagccattaagatgacaaataccacccaaagatcagttttggactacaaactgctcaggacaatttcaagatggctagctgagataatccagcctcacagactactctagccaggacttgagataagcctcTGCACTTTTCCCtttatgcagagactagacaagTGATACAGCTACCTTTCCCAGGACTAGACAAAAcgcaaaatttttcttttcaggatcccctaaaaatgccttcacccccagacagcaggaagtaaatttaagaacatgatgcccacattcccaagaggtggggtgggtggtttttggtcattcaataagctatggatatttgtcattgttttggtggttgattacaagttgttattggtaatgttCAGGAGCCAAGacaagctttctcaggccctagaTGGATATTTCAGCCTCATATTGGGTGCCAATGTAGTTGGGTTTTTTCCCCActttgggagcctgccacccagatcccaaataaatacactgagacttgtttttatttgtaaatgcctggtcttagcttgacttgtttctagccagcttttctaacttaagttatgccatttctctttaactacattttgcctctgggctttttgcttttattctatgtatctttctttccttcttactccatggctggctggtatcttcctctccttttctttcttttttttttttttttttggttttttgagacagggtttctctgtgtagttttgatgcctttcctggatctcgctctgtagaccaggctggcctcgaactcacagagttccgcctggctctgcctcccaagtgctgggattaaaagcatgcgccaccaccgcccggctcttctccttttcttactccttgctcttccctagatttcttctcctacttatttctttgcctgccagccccacctgtttctctctccggcctagctattggccattcagctctttattagatcaatcaggtgttttagacagggaaaataacacagctttacagagttaaactaatgaaacatgaaagaatgcaacacatctttgcatcattaaacaaatattctgtagcataaacaaatgtaacacatcttaaactaatattccacaacaatgtaTTCCAGTCTGATCTCAAACTTTTgatccttgagtgctgggattacatgcatgagTCACAAGATattttggggggtttgttttgtttgtttttgttctgttttgttttgtttttgagacagggtttctctatgtcacagccctggctgtcctggatttcagtctgtagaccaggctggcttcaaactcattgagatccgcctgcttctgcctctcgagtgccaggattaaaggtgtgcaccaccacagctgggctgctttttttgttttgttttgttttgtttttttaaagatttatttatttattatgtatacataggagggcaccagatctcattacagatggttgtgagccaccatgtggttgctgggaattgaactcaggacctctggaagagcagtcggtgctcttaacctctgagccatctctccagccctgcttttgttttttgagacaggtctctatgtagccttggctgtcttggaactggatATATAGACCAGCCTGTTCCAGAACTCAGGGttctacctcctgagggctgggattaaaggcatgtatgtgcCCCggctgagctttttttttttgaaacaggatccaGGCTACCCTAGAACTCACTATCTAGTGGAGGATAATCATGAACTTCTGATGCTTATGTCTCCATAACCTAAATGCAGAATTATacacagtgctaggattacaggcaggcaccaaTACTATATAGTGCTTGGTAGATGCATGCTATgcaagctttttgtttgtttgtttgttttggttttggtttttcaagacagggtctcattgtatagctctggctatcctcaaactcactatgtagactaggctgaccttgagctcacagagatctgccttagACAAGCATTTAAcagctgaactacatccccagccctcaatATTCTTTTCAAATTGAAGATGATTTATGCTTGTTgtagaaatttttgaaaaatacacttataaaaaaaatcacccatgCTCCTGTCACATAGAGAGTAATAGTCATGAATAGCCTTTTGgactttctgctttttttttgagacagggtttctctgtgtagcctaggctgtcctagAAGTTAATCTGTAGAGCAGCCTGgactcaaacccacagagatctgcctgtctttgcctcccgagtgctgggattaaatgtgtcaccaccacctggcaggttTTCTCCTCTTTTAGTTGACTTGTCATGATTATTCCCAAATtttatattaagcctctttgAAAACATTTCATGCCTATATaacaattttctgtttttagatACTTGGGAATTTAAATTTGTTTCCACAACTCAAAGTATACATTGGGCATCACCCTGTGTGTAACAATGTTGTTTCGTTTGTCTCCTTCTGTACCAGCTGACTGGACTCCTTGCCTCAGGCCTCTTTAACGGGAGCTTCAGGTACCCTACTCCCACAGGGTATTAGCTCCCTACTTGTAACTCTTGAAAAGCCATATCCTTGAGCTGTTGGTGCTGCCCAAACAGGCTTTACACCTTCCCCACCACACTCTCTCTCCAAGTGACTGCAGCTTCTTTCATGCTCTCATTTGAACTATGCTACACAATCATCTTACTCTGAGATGCTCAGTCTCCCCAACACAACCCAGTCAGCACTTGCTGCCCTTTTATAACTTTCACTGGTTTCAGTCACTTCATGCTGACTTGTGACCATCAATTCACTTGTTACCTTACTCCAACTGTGCCCAGCTTTCCTTGTGTCTCTAGAACCCAGCAGTGATCGACTACAATGGACTCCAAAATGCTGAAGAACAAATAAAGGACCAaatttataaaattctaaaagtAGGATTGACTGGATcaaattatcatatttttatgctgtatttcatgaaaatatttaagaaaaaaaataaacccataTATACTATTTCCTACCACATGTATCAGCTAATGGTTCAAAATGAAGTCCCATTCATCAGGTACCCTTACctacttccccttccccaagGGATGCAACCCAATCACCTTGCAGGCTCCATTTGTTTATCTGTAGTCCTGTCTGTCTTGTCCATCTAGGCATTAGCCTGGACTTACCCTCCTCTCTTGTCTCTTTAGCTCTACTGTGTCAAAAGGCAGAGACGGAGGCTTTTCAGGATTTACATTTGTTTGTCACAGTACAGGCAGTCCATGTTCTCTGACTCACTACAGAAGAGTATAACTCACATTTGCTGGGTTCCTAGCAGGCACCACAGTGTATAAACTACACACTATATTTTCTCATGGCATCCTTGCCTCAGTGCATTGGAATGGTGACTACTATTATCCCTACTTTGCAAATGAAAAGACAGAGGCTCAGAGCAGTTAAGCCTGTGGTCACACTGCTAGTAAGGAAGATTCGAGATTTAATCCTAACTGTCTATAACCAAAAGACACAGTCTTAATTATGGACCATATTAAAGATGTTTGTGTAGCTGGGTATGCTGacacatacctgtgatcccagcagcaTAGAGGAGCTGGAGGAAAGAAGGTCTCAAGTGTAAGGCTAGCAAAGGCCATAtagcaaaagtgtgtgtgtgtcgggagTATGTGGGTGGAGGGATGCAGAAGATCAGAAAGGAAAGAGGCTGTGAATACAGCTCAGTCGTACAGTCCTTAACATGTGAGGTAGTTCTGTCTTGTCCTCAACAATaccagaaaagggaagggggagtaATGTTGCCATAGTAACCTCAGCTGTTCCTCCCTTAAGCCCTTGCAGTTTTCCATGGGTGGCCACCTGTCCCCATGGCCGACGTACACCAGTGGCCAGACGATTCTGCATAAACGAAAGCCCTGTTCAGAGGACTGCCGGAAAAGAGCCAAGTAAGCCAGGGCCGGCCTGACGGGGGATGGGCTGGCCTAGGTTAGGTATTGGTCCAGGACATATAGCTTAGTGGAGTTTGTGGCCCCAGACCAAGAGTACGAGGATCCATGGGATGTTGGTGACATCTCAGCCCACCATCCTCTGCAGTAGCTGGCAGCAGCAGCCCCTGGGCGCTTCCAAGCCCAGGTACCTGGAGCAACTGGAGAACTACCTGCGCAAGGAGCTCCTCCTGCTGGACCTGGGCACGGACTCTGCACAAGAGCTGAGGCTGCAGGTCAGAGCCACAGACCAAACATGTCAAGGGTGGAAAGAAACTGCGTGCACCAGAACTGAGTAACGCAGACCTTCACAGGGGAAGTGGCCCCTCCATCTTCTAACTATTCCTTTTTGGAAAAAGGAATGTCCTATGACAGAGCCTCTGGCCTGGTGGCAACAACTAGAAGCTTGAGGAACTAGCCCAGAAACAGAGAATGGTCAGTCTAGACGCAGTTCAGACTCTGGTACACATTAGAAAGGGACTCAGTAATAATGAAAAGGAATCTCCAACTTCTGACCTAGACATGACTGAAGCATTACTGAGTGCTGACCATGTGCCAGGCTTTgggcacacattcacacatatccCACATACAATCTTTCTGGATCTAAGTTGGAAAGAATATTCTCTTCCGCTGTGAGTTCAGAACGTGAAGCCAGAATCTTCAATGTCCTGTTCCCACAGGTCTTTGATATAAGAGGGGCTACAAGTGAGAGCCTAGTGGGTACAGGATCTGGTAGGCAAGAAGCTGACTGCCCGGAAAGCCAGAGTCAGCTTGGGCAGAATGGCATATCTGGCCCACATTGCTGGGTTGCTAAGCCTCAGAGTTAGCACCAGGGAAGGAAGGCCTTTATACCTgtccctcctctccagccccatggtacTAAGACTTGGGTGGTGCCTGGCCAGACACAGGTTACTAGCAGTCTCATATGGAAACAGTTTTGAGCACACTGAGGGTGGGGGGTACAGGCCAGGAAATGATAGGTTCCTTTTTTATGCCAGCCTTACAGGGAGATCTTTGAGTTCTTCATAGAGGATTTCAAGACATACAAGCCATTGTTATCCTCCATCAAGAATGCATATGAGGTGATGCTGGGTAAGACTGCAGCCCCCTTCTGGGCCCCAGTTGGAATGAATACAGAGTATCCTATTCTGACTTTGATTCTCTACTACTAACTGATCTTTAGGTCACTTTTTGCATGCCTCAACCATACCCTTTAGCAGGACGGTGAGGCAATCTGTAGTAAATAGAAGGAATCCCAGGAAAGGAAGGCCTTCTAGGAGGCTCCCTCGCCTGCTCAGAAAGTGCTAAGCAGGTTACAGCTACAGAATCCATGTTCCTAAGCCTCTCCAGGGGAGAGATCCTAACCCTCAACATGACTCAGCCCCTGGTCTGTTTGTCCTTTTGCATggttggagattgaacctagtGTCTCACATAAtggacaagcattctaccatggGCCTCTGTCCCCACCCTACCCTCCTTTAAAACCAAGTGTGTGAAGAGAGAGTGTGGAGAGGCACTGGAGAGAggcactggaaagatggctcagcagttaagaggccAGCAGtagctgtccttccagaggacctgggtttaaacTGCAGCATCCACACGCTCGttaacaaacatctgtaactccatttccaggggatctgacctcctCTTccggtctctgcaggcaccaggcacacacaggtctcacagacacatatgtgggcaaaacacccagtGACCTTAGGATCTGTGACTCCTGGCTGTTTATTCTCTGTGGCCCcccaaagggctttttattttttattttattgtctttttttatttttatttttatttttttgagacagggtctctctatgtagccctggctatactGGAGCTCCagttgtaaaccaggctggcctcacattcagagatcctcctggcctctgcctcctgagtgctgggattagaggtgtgtgcgcTACCCCCAGTGCACCTGTCTTTGCTTAGCCCACCAAAGGGAGAAAATTCGGTCCCTGGAGCCCCTGAAGGCCAAGATCGTCAGTATGAACGAGGACTGCAGTGAGAGGATCCTGGCCATGAGGGCTGAGGAGAAATATGAAATCTCCTTGCTCAAGAAAGAGAAGATGAATTTGCTAAAACTCATTgataaaaagaatgaagagaagatCTCCTTGCAGAGTGAGGTGAATGAATGGAGGTGGTAATGCTGCCAAGGTCCCCAAGTTCCTGCTCTACCTGTAGCCTGGTGTGTTCATGAGTACTGAGGCTATCCCTATCTGCCTGAATGGAGGGCCATCACCACCCCAAGAGCCCCTGAGCTATCTTACTCTGCCCTGCTGCAGTGCTCAGCATAGACTCCAGCGTGGCTCCAAATGCCAGCAAACTCTCCATGGGTCGAAGCATGGGCTTCTTGCTAGGTTCTCAGGCATGACCACTGTCCTTTTCCTAAACCCAGGGACTACTAAGCAGCAATCACAGCCCTGTGGTGACCAAGAGTCACTGTCATatccctcctgcctcacccctgcaGGTGACTAAACTGAGGAAGAGCTTGGCTGAGGAATACCTTCGCTACCTTACCGAGCGAGATGCCCGCAAGATTCTTATTGGGGACCTGAATGAGCTGCGATACCAGCGAGAAGACATGTCACTAGCCCAGTCCCCAGGTAATCCAAGCCGGGTTTCTCTCCCGAGGTCCTGAAGTCTCTCAGTCACCATTTACATTCCtagtatcttttttactttaaCACTGCTGGAAGCTGAGACTCTGTGGGCAAGTGAAGCCTGGAACCACATGCCCTGGGCTTCTCTACTTAAGGTAGAGAGGCTGTAAACCCAAAGAATCCCAAGCAGAGAAGGTACATTAATGATGAAACTGTGACTAAGGCACTTATAGAAGgatggatttctctctctctctctttttcttttttggttttttgagacaggtttttctctgtagtcctggccatcctggactctgtagaccagtctggcctcgaactcagagatccaactgcctctgccttccaagtgctgggattaaaggtgtgggacaCCACCGCTCAGCTAGAAGAATTTCTTTGGCTCTTAGTGTTCCAAAAGGATATTAgtctatcatcatggcagggagcactgGCAGTAGACAGGCAAGCATGGTATAGAGCAGCAGCGGAGAGTTCACACATGGATTCACAATCGGGAAGCAGAGAACACAGTGGGAATGGCAGTGAGCCttgaggcttttgaaacctcaaggctgTCCCCAGTGAcgcacctcctccaaggccacacctcttaatccttctcaaacagttccaccaactggggaccaagtgttcaaacatgagcctgtgggagccagtCTACTCATACAGAGAGCATGCCCCAAGCACTATTTAACCCAACCCTGGGTACAAACCCCAGAGCCAAGATGACAGACTGGTGGGCCCCTGGCAGGTGTTTGGGGAGAGGATCCTGTGAAGCTATCGCTGGCACTGAAGATGACTCGACAAGACCTGACCCGCACTCAGATGGAACTCAACACCATGAAAGCCAACTTTGGAGATGTGGTACCCAGGAGAGACTTTGAAAGGCAGGAGAAGATCAACATGGAACTTCAAGAGCAGGTGCTGGTGGGCAGGTAGGGTTTGATATGGTAGGGTATGGTCAGGCAAGTGGGTAGTAAGGACCAATCACCTTGCCTACAGCTGGAAAGTCTGAGAGCTGACTATGAAGAGGTCCGAAAGGAACACGAGTTACTGCTGCAGTTGCACATGACCACACTGAAGGAGCGGGACCAGTTCCATCATGAGCTAGAGGAGATCCATCGCACCTCCACCCCTCGACCTGACTGGACCAAATGCGAAGGTAACGATGGTTGCAGGGGCCCCAGGGCCTGCTGAAGGACATGGCCTGGGTTCTAGCTTCCTCTCCCCACCGGCAGGCATCATATTAGGGGGTGCAGAACGCTGGCTAATGCTGGCCGAAGGAAAGAACAGTGACCAGCTGGTGGATGTGTTGCTGGAGGAGATTGGCAGTGGTCTGCTTCGGGAGAAAGACTTCTTCCCTGGTCTGGTAAGAGAATCCCTGAGCCAGAGGTCCCTTAAGATTATGGGGGAACTATCTGGGGCTCTTTCTTGTGTAGACACAGGGCAACAGAAGGGTCCAGTTGTGAGCTGACACCCACTTTTCAGGGCTTTGGGGAATCTGTCCCTGCTTTCCTTCGGTTTGATGGCCCTGTGGAGAACAAGAAGCCGAGCAAGAAGGAGGTGGTCAATCTTCTTGTAGATGCCTGGAAGGAACGTATTGCAGAGGAGCAGGTCAGCTCTCACTGGTTATAAATTGCCTCTGTGTAGCCTTCAGATTCAGGGTCTTTTAAGGAGTTCCCTCAAGGTGGTAGGGAGCAGGGTGGGGGCTAAGCAAGCCCAGGACATACTACCAAATATTCTCACCCTACAGAAAGAGTcattcccagatttcttcttcaattttctgGAGCGTCGCTTCGGGACCAATGATGCCATAGCCTGGGCTTACACCATTTTTGAAAGTATCAAGCTCTTTCACTCCAATGAGATCATGAGTCAGTTCTATGCAGTCTTGATAGGCAAGGTGAGCTTTGGCCTAGGCCCTACCGGTTACCCTAGCCAAGTAGAAATGGCTTTTGTCCCCAGCACAATGGCTCTGTCCCTTCACTCTAGTAAGCAGCATATTAGTAACTGCTCCCCTCGTTGTAGAAGCTGGAGAGTGTATATGTCAACCAAATGGAGACACTGTCCCATCTGCAGAAGGAGATGGCAAATGCTGACACTCAGAATGAGGGGTTAATATCCATGGAGCAATTCTGGTAAGAGGCCAGTCAGGCCACTTCAAACTCTACTCCATTATCTTGGCTGGTCAGGTTCTCAGGTATGCAGGAAAGAGGGGAGCCTCACAGGAAGGGCCACAGCCTCACAGCCTCCTGTCCTCACTGGctgtggtgggacatgcctggaattctagcacttgagagataAAAGCAGGGGAGTCATttaattctaggccagcctagcaCAAATTTGTTCAAAacatgccaggcatggtagtgtaggcctttaattccagcacttgggaggcagaggctggaggatctctgtgatttcgaggccaggctggtctacagagtgagttccaggccaaccagattgacatagaaagaccctttctcaaaaaaacaattaaaaaaaaaaaaggcaaaacaaaaaaagtttgggAGACTAAGGCCAGAGGATCACTGAGTTCAAagactccaaaaacaaaaaacctgtggagggctggagaaatgactcagtggttgagagcactggctgctcttccagaggtcccgagttcagttcccagcaaccacatggtggctcacagccatctataacaggatatgatgccctcttctagcatgcaggtatatattcatacataaatacataaacaactcatacttggggttggggatttagctcagtggtagagcacttgcctagcaagcgcaaggccctgggctcggtcctcagctccaggaaaaaccCTCATacataagatataaataaatgcctGTAGAAATACTAGTGGGGATGGCCCAGTTAGACAGCCTCAATCAGTCAGGCCCTGTTGGAATTCTTATTTTCCTATAGCAACATCCTCAAGAACGCCTTTCCTCTCAAGAAGGAAGAACAAATTCAGGAGCTAATGGAGGCAGCAGGCTGGGGTCCAGACAACAGCAGTACAGAAGTGTTCAGCTACCGAATATTGTTTactgaggtgggtggagacacACAACTTGCCACTCCCTTCCCCGGTGCTTAAACTACAGTCAATATGGCCTCACCCTGCCTTCTCCCTCATCCCACTCCAGGATGAGGAGGGTCAGAGTGAGCCGTTTGTGCAAAAGCTGCGGGAACAGTACGACAGTGAGAAGGAGGCATACTTAGAAGAACTGAAGCAGGATTTGGAACTAGAGCTGTGAGTGACCCCGGGCCCCGGAGTCCTGCTCAGCCATTGGCAAGTCCCTATCAGATAGCATCTCCGGTGCCAGAGTCTCCCTATGCAATGGGCACAATGCTGGGTACTATAAACTACACAAACTGGACAGAAAAATGGGTACCTCACAGTCAGAGTCCAAAGAGAAGGGCTCAAGCCTCTAaacctgtctttctttccctgtggGGCAGCTCCGATGAGGTGAACCTACTGAAGATGCGTGGGGCCCTGATGAACATCGATCCCAGCCTGGACAAGCAGACGCTGAGCACCTACCTGAGCCAGGCCTTTCAGCTCCCTGTGGCAGAACTGCCCTTGGAGGATGATGAGAAGCAGGAGGAAATTGTAGTAAAACTCGAGACTGCGATTGAACGGCTTCAGATAGCAGACATCAAGCGTGTAGGACCGCGAGGAGAGCCAGAGCCAACGAGCTAGAGACCTCATGGGAACTTAAGTACTCCAGTGTTGCTAAACTTCcagtataaaattatttatctaaATTTATATCTTCCAGGCTGGCTGGAAAGTCAAGTGTTGGGGTATAGGGTAAGAGGATCTGGGCAGACCTTAAGACATGCACCAAAAAGCAGAAAAACCCATTTGTGAGACTTTATTGGGCTAGGAGATGAGAAGGAGACCTTGATAATTGTGTGGGTCCAAGCCTGGCCACTACTGGGCAGGGAAGACAGAATTGCCGCTGAATGCACAGGGGATGAGCAGCTGCCGGTACTCTAAAGGCAGGTACCGCTCCACAAGCACGTGCAGCGAGACTTGATCCATGACTAGTCCCTGCCTGTATCAGAGGAAAGGAAGGTCAGACCTAATCAGCACCAGCACCCCCATGCTCAGCCTCC of Peromyscus leucopus breed LL Stock chromosome 5, UCI_PerLeu_2.1, whole genome shotgun sequence contains these proteins:
- the Tsnaxip1 gene encoding translin-associated factor X-interacting protein 1 isoform X2 is translated as MLAHQREKIRSLEPLKAKIVSMNEDCSERILAMRAEEKYEISLLKKEKMNLLKLIDKKNEEKISLQSEVTKLRKSLAEEYLRYLTERDARKILIGDLNELRYQREDMSLAQSPGVWGEDPVKLSLALKMTRQDLTRTQMELNTMKANFGDVVPRRDFERQEKINMELQEQLESLRADYEEVRKEHELLLQLHMTTLKERDQFHHELEEIHRTSTPRPDWTKCEGIILGGAERWLMLAEGKNSDQLVDVLLEEIGSGLLREKDFFPGLGFGESVPAFLRFDGPVENKKPSKKEVVNLLVDAWKERIAEEQKESFPDFFFNFLERRFGTNDAIAWAYTIFESIKLFHSNEIMSQFYAVLIGKKLESVYVNQMETLSHLQKEMANADTQNEGLISMEQFCNILKNAFPLKKEEQIQELMEAAGWGPDNSSTEVFSYRILFTEDEEGQSEPFVQKLREQYDSEKEAYLEELKQDLELELSDEVNLLKMRGALMNIDPSLDKQTLSTYLSQAFQLPVAELPLEDDEKQEEIVVKLETAIERLQIADIKRVGPRGEPEPTS
- the Tsnaxip1 gene encoding translin-associated factor X-interacting protein 1 isoform X1 — protein: MASPGTRYQSFSKSRTRAQSSEETTGAKSFEKRKLSQKRRTLPLQFSMGGHLSPWPTYTSGQTILHKRKPCSEDCRKRANSWQQQPLGASKPRYLEQLENYLRKELLLLDLGTDSAQELRLQPYREIFEFFIEDFKTYKPLLSSIKNAYEVMLAHQREKIRSLEPLKAKIVSMNEDCSERILAMRAEEKYEISLLKKEKMNLLKLIDKKNEEKISLQSEVTKLRKSLAEEYLRYLTERDARKILIGDLNELRYQREDMSLAQSPGVWGEDPVKLSLALKMTRQDLTRTQMELNTMKANFGDVVPRRDFERQEKINMELQEQLESLRADYEEVRKEHELLLQLHMTTLKERDQFHHELEEIHRTSTPRPDWTKCEGIILGGAERWLMLAEGKNSDQLVDVLLEEIGSGLLREKDFFPGLGFGESVPAFLRFDGPVENKKPSKKEVVNLLVDAWKERIAEEQKESFPDFFFNFLERRFGTNDAIAWAYTIFESIKLFHSNEIMSQFYAVLIGKKLESVYVNQMETLSHLQKEMANADTQNEGLISMEQFCNILKNAFPLKKEEQIQELMEAAGWGPDNSSTEVFSYRILFTEDEEGQSEPFVQKLREQYDSEKEAYLEELKQDLELELSDEVNLLKMRGALMNIDPSLDKQTLSTYLSQAFQLPVAELPLEDDEKQEEIVVKLETAIERLQIADIKRVGPRGEPEPTS